The window TCCCCATGATTCCAGCTCTCCAGCTTCAATATAATGAATGCTCTCTAGGTTTGTCTATGGCAGCATCCAGAGGTTGGTCCACAACTCTAACCAAGAGTTACTGTGGCCAACACACTGACCATGCCATTATAAATGTTCTCTGAGATAAATCTATTGGGAAGAAAGTTTTTTCCCAATAGATGCCGGTGAAGTGAAGCCCCACCTCATTTCACTGTGCAGGtatcactttcaagatattccACAGTTTCAGTGATAAATAATATTTGGTTTGGTGTCCTCTACACTGTcgacagaaagagagagagatcgaTCGATCTCATGTGCTCTCCCCGACTTAATCCATGGATAAAGACCTTGCTACATTAATTACTGTTAGAAAGTTGGTGGAAAAGTAAAGTTTCCGGTTGCCATCCAAGAAGAAGCAACGGAAGGAAGAGAGCGGATGCTCTTCTTCTCACTCAGAAAGGTTACATTAATGGTGGCTCGAGAGAGGAGGAGATGTCAGAGGGAACAGGGATGTGTGCAGTCTATAGGTGGGTGAGGAGAGCATGATAGCATTAAGAGGGGGAGAAGCCAGCCAAAGTCGAGGCAGCGTGGAGGCAAAGGAAAGGCGGATTGGTACCCCCCTTCTGGCAGCAAAATACTTTGCTGGTTTGGGAGCATGGATATGACTACTGCTTTTGTGTTTGTACTACTTTGCTAAGACATGACTTCCTGACATCTTAGTAAATTTTCTCCTCAAAATAAAACCCAAGATAAGGTTTCTTCTATTTCTTTGGTGTTTATTTCAGTCTAACCACTGACCAGTGTTTTGGTCTTCATTGTATGTTGTGCAGTGGAAGTTGATCCTGTTTCTCCACCTTCTCTCGTGGCAGTAAAGCAAGTCTGTGGTTAAAGTTGTCACATGAGACTTCTGCACTCGGCAGCATCCTTTATCAGAACTTAGATGATAActagagaaagagaaaaaaagatgagaaaagaaaaaggatccTTGGAGTTACCTTTTAACTGTTGGAATGTCAAAAGCATTTAGTAAGGGCATCCAACTGAAGAGAAATATTGGTGAAAAGAGCGACAAGGCAATTGTTTTCCTCCTCCTACAACAACACAGATGCTGCAATGAAGTACAATCACAGTATCACATGATATGGGTGCTCTTTTTTCAAGTTGCGTATGGCATTCAATTTTACTGGTTGCAGAGTCCAGAAGGTTGTTGAATGGATGTGATAAAAGCTGTGTTCCTTTGTCTCCAATTTACTCTCTCTGTGAATCGCTGAATCAAGCAGTCTTGCCTGTGAAGTGCTTTTCATTCATGTTGCACAAGGTGAAACAGTTGATATGGAAGCCTCAAATTTCTCTTCAGCTTCACCACCAGTGAACATGAGCCTCTTCCCAGTGTTCTTGGAATCAAGTATATGGAAATGGACACCTCTCTACTAAAGATTAGATACATGAGAAGATGCAAATGGACTCGATAAGAACACGACAAGTTTTTTACTTGATCAATACGTGCATCCTACAATTTAGTAGTTGGTTTGTCCACAACAAATGGATGTGGTGCCGTAGAGGATTTTAATGCTTGTGGCCACACATGATCGATCACCAACCTTTATGGTACATGTATTTTTGCAGCTCCGAATCCTCGTGGCATCATAATAAGGCCAAGAAAAGTGCTGTGTATATGACACCCACCTCTTTTCTTATATGTTCATGCTGCATAATTCATATCTTCTGTTCTCCCATCTCATATAAGATTTGTTGTGATGGATGGAAGAGTGGGGCATGTGAATACATAAATATAAGCATTGGTTGGATGATCGAGTTGGTGGTTAAACAAAGGAAGGAAGAGAGAGTGTCACAGTAGAGAACCACCACAGGGCAAACACAGAGTTGAATGGTCCATTTCTGAGAAGCTGACACCAACAGTGACTCAAAGTTGTGGGCTGCTTCCCCACGTAATTTGCAACAGCTGAACATGAAAGATGGAGACTCTGTGGATgcagataatattttattttctaccGATGTGGTGGGCTCCAAAAATCCCAACCCTGACAGCCATCGATTTGATCTTTACCTCCTCGCTTCCCACCAACACAGCTTTTAATTTCTTGCCaccaacttctctccctttgcttTGCTATGTGATGACGGTCGGTCGGGTGCAGATGAGTCCCCGAATTGTGCAGATAGACATGAGAATGGAGAAGATCGTAAGATGACTGTGGAGAAAGAGgaaggcggtggtggtggtggcgaggAGTCCTCTACAGCACGTGTGAAGCTCGTAAGAGTTGGGCCcatataatatcttttcttgtatATGCTTGACTTAGTGCAAGAATTCCATTATATGTGAGCTGCACTTACAACAGTAGGTGAAGATAGTGAGTTCTTCCTTCTTTTATGTTAAGAGGTTAACTAAAATGTGAATTTTATTCCTTTAGTCAGTCCAAGTAATATACCTTCGGCTATTATGTGTGTTGCCTTTTTACAATCTTGATAATTAAGATTTAAACCataatatatgtacatgtattttAAAGATAAGATTGTGTATATAATCTTGATATGGACAAAACCCATTAACATGAACATATTACTAAACATATTCATGAtttgagaaaagaaaggaaaatattcataatatggtaaaaaaaacatattactaaactgattatattttatttttacaaaggATAAACGACGAAGatgagatttaattttttttaagaataaaaaagaaacaaagattTGATTGGTTTTCTTGATAggataattgaagcatatcaagatCATCAAGCAGGACCGCATTAAAATATTGTTTTGAGCATTCGACAATTCTTCAATCAATTCATGGTGTGAAAAATAAGACACacaaaaataattcaaaaaaattaaaccGAAAAAGGCAGATCAAAAATATTGTTTTGTATGTATGCATGACGACTCACTCGGTTGATCATTTAGTGTGAAAACTAATACAGACAATGACAATTCAAAAGCACGCGTTGATTGGCATATGTGGCCGCAAATTGCACTTTGAATTGCTCGTCTTCTTTGGCACGAATAGAGATGAACGTCATTGTTTTCGATTAGGCGTCACTCTCAAACTAATACACATCTTCTATCGACCAAGTAATTTTTGAACCTAAAACAAATATTCTCAACTCtttatttattgatttttttaatagCATAGGCTCTCATCCACTATATTctagaattattttttaatattattcatatattttttttttcgattAATTGATCTATCTATCTAATTAATGTTCTAATAAATCGAAGCTTTGAATTTTTTTTCGATAAGGTGAAAGAGACAAAGTTGAGAGTCGCATTTAATTTTTTATCATCAGCTAAGCTAGCCAATACCTTCAAAACATTAATAGTCGATCGacttaatatttgatttgattttgataACTATGGTATATATTATCTTTGAAATTTTTTAAAAAGTTAGAattaattaagaaaatctataatTAATCATCCAAACAAAACAATATATAAATTCTATATCCTGATAAAATTCAAAAGTTTAGAGATACATCATTATAACCAATCTTCGTCGTTTTGATGACATCAAAAATAATATCCATAATTCATAAATTGATATTTTTAAGTAgcctttataaatttaaatttatactATAAGGAATCAAATactcaaataaaataaatatcttataaattttaaaaaataatttaatttcgaATCCACCTGTAACTATGATTAGTAATGATCGATACGAATTTatgggatggatggatggatggatggatggatgctaAAGAAAGTGATGTACACTGAGGATTTAAATATTCGAAGGATGTATACGCAAGAAGTCCATTCTATCTATTAAACGTTGGAAGGACAAATACGCTATTTCTAAAGTTTCAAAGGATGAATCTGAAAAATCACCCTTCGTTTCCATTACTTGCCTCATTATCCTTTAAGATTTGGAATCGAATCACAGCTTAATCAATTAAATCTCCGATTACGGGATGATTTAATGTTAATTAATCCCCCACACCCCCAAAAacacagaaagaaagaaaagaaagttgaagtgcGTACGCGTAAGGCGTGGGAGGGAGAGCATAAAAAGGACGAAGTCCGTCTTCCTTTGATTTGTTCGCTACGAGCGCGTCTCTCTCGCTTTCTTCTTTTGCTGTCGCCTAAAAGCGTGGGTGGGTGCGAAACAACGGAGCGCAGTGAAGCGAAGAAGAGGAGAGGCCGAGAACCTGCCTGCCTGCttgccttccttccttccttccgttGCCCTAATCATACCCCTTCTTTCTGCTTTATTCTCCCCTCCTCTGCTCTGCGAATCCGCCTTCTTTGCTCGCTTCCTTCCGCATATATCTTCTTTATCGTCCGGTACTGCAATGGTAGTTCAAGCCCAATACCGTTCCAACGTTCTGCTACTAAATGGGTGGGTATCTCTGCGTCaagctcggattttgatgattcttTTGGCCGTCTGACTTTTGGTTTCTTTGCCAAGTTGGGTTTTTGATGGATGGTTTTGGTGATTTATGACCGGCGGGTCGATGCAGAAGCGAGCTGGAGGCGAAGGAAATGGAACCCCTTTTCCTTGATCAGTCCCTGGTGTTCTTCGCCAATGGAGGTGAGCCACCCGAGGTGGCTTCCGTTTCTGTTATTATCTCGATCGTTGTTGCTCTGCGATTGTTGTATAGGTTTTTGAGATTGGATGTGTTCCGTGTTCAGCGAATGGGAATCCGAGGAAGCGGGGCAGGGAGGTCACGAGCGTTCCAATGGCTTCGATGCCGCAGCAGAGCCAGCCCGTCAACCTCTTCTCCCTGCAGCCACTCCCCGTCTCTGCACCCCTCCCGCCACCGACGCTTGTGAGCCTCGCCGAGCTCCGAACACTCCCCCGTCCCCTCGTCTCCACCGGCCTCCGTCTCGCTTTCGGAGACCAAAACCAGCATCAGAGCCAGAACCAGTCCAATCCGCTTCTATGTtcatcttctcctgcttcctcgtcTCTCTTCTCCTCCCTTCTCTTCGAAGATCTCGCCGCACAGATCAATCAACAGAAGGAAGAAATCGAACAGTTCCTCCACGCCCAGGTATACGCTCCCTTCCCTTCCTTCTCGGCCTCCTTGTTCTCACAGTCCCTGGTTTTCCTTTGGCTCACAAGCCTTGGTTTTCTTGTGAGGAAGGGAGAGCAACTGCAGCGGACGTTGGCAGAGAAGCGGCAGAAGCACTACGGGGCTTTGTTGGGCGCGGCGGAGAAGTCGGCTGCCCGGAGGTTGCGGGAGAAGGAGGCAGAGGTGGAGCGGGAGGCGCTGCGGAGCTCCGAGCTCGAGGACCGCCTCGCCCGCCTCCGAACCGAGTCGATGGCGTGGCAAGCCAAGGCCATGGCGGACCAGGTGACGGCCGCCTCACTCCACGCCCAACTCCAACACGCCGCGGCCACTGCGGCGACGGCGCCCCAGGGGAATCCGGGCGGGTGCGGAGACCCCCTTCCAGCCGAGGACGCCGAGTCGGCCAACGTAAACCCGGGCCATGCCGAGCCCGAGCACGCGTGCCGCACGTGCCGGCGTCGTCCAGCCTCGGTGGTGCTCGTCCCGTGCCGCCACCTCTGCCTCTGCGACGCCTGCGACGGCACCGCCGAGTCGTGCCCCGTATGCCGCAGCATCAGAACCGGAAGCATCCACGTGGTTCTCTCGTGAGCCCACGAGTCCCTTCACCGCCGTCCGCCACCGTTTACTGCATCACCCACCGTCCAAACTccgaaaattaaaaatataatataaataacaaaaaaaaaggttcctacatatttttaatatatccGATGGGATTTCTCTTTTTCGGTTAATTTATTTTTGGatatgaacaatttttttttattgatgacagtaaatatttttttgatgtcaTTTCTGTAAAAATTTCAGGTGTGTCGCTGCAAATGTCATTTTTTGGTCGTCGTAATATAATTAAAGGCCGTCGTGGAGTCTTCCGCGACCGTCAGATCAGGATCATGGAGAACATGGCACGACTTTTAATACTAGACGTCTTCCGATCTCTATCCAAGACTGCCACCTATCGATCCTCAAGTCTCGATCTTCTAATCTTCCAAGTCCGACGTCTCAATCTCCCATTCTTCCAATTCTTACGTCTCAATCGTCTCCCGATAAGATCCCATATGTGATTATGATGCCCGTCCATCGTGGAGATCGAGGAGGCTAAAACTATGAGAACTCTGACACTGTTCTTAACTTGGGGAAGAAGTGAGCATCAACTCGATTTGTAGCAGATGGAGATCACAAAGAACAAACGTAGCATATAAGAACCCAGTCAAAAGTGTCATGCTACGGCAAATACTTGTCATCTAACTAGTCTCGCAAATCCTAAACTAAGATCCCATGATTTAACAGGTTCATTGATCTGCTAGTTTGACTCGAAATCTCTCGATTTTAAGATGTAAGCATGCCATGGAGCACATCTCTCCTCCCTTCGATCCACTAATAAGAATCTGATGGGAGTAATCGTGCTGAGGTCTGACCATCGGCCATCGCATTAATGGTCGAACTCGAAGGTGCAATCCATAGCTTGAAAGACGGGGAACGCACATGGCGTGGTTTGCATTGAATCAAGCAAGAGGGAAAGAAGCCCGTTCGGCACATATCATTCAATTCTTGTCCTCCCTCGGCTTGCTTCGCAAGGGGGACCTTCTCATGTGATGTCGGTCGTTAAAGGCACAAATAGTACATGATAAGACGACTTTTGTGCTTACTACAGCATGGATTGCTCTAACAAGTACTGTTAcaaatatttcttttccttttcagcACTATCACTACAATTCTTAGGATTAGGATCATTGGACCATTGATGCTACTTGAGGCAAAAAAAAAATGGTGGTGATAGTATCCTCCACTTTCGAGAGTGATTCCAATGAAATCACCAATGTTCTCTAAAACTCAAATGATACATaatggaagaaaaaagggagtgATTCATAATCCCAAAGGCATAGACtcttaagaaaataaaatcatatatttacATTATAGAAACATATATTATGATAAAAGTTTTCTATTAGATGACAAATAACCCCAAAAGCTTAAGGTTTTAGAATGGCAGGATTTGTGTTAATGATAGATGATGACAACAATAACAGCAGGTGGTTGTGAAAGTGTGTCAAAGAATAACAATAATTTTCTACATCTGAATGATGTCACCCAAGTTCAAGTCAAATGCTGACAGGTATTCAGATAGATGGCGATACATCAGCTCAATCAATTTCCCAGTCAATCAAGTTCCAGGAATCCCTATTTGTTTTCCAGGTAGCAGGTAAGTCCTGCAGCTGAGATTAGGAAGATGCACAACTACTTTGTTGAGATCATCACAAGTCATCATCAGCAAATTAAGCTCAACATTTCTCAAGGACTCAGAAAACAATGAGCTAAAACTACTCAAAAAATTTGAGACATTAGAAAAGGGTATGAGAAATGGCCCACAGTTTCTCTGTCCATTCAAGGATGCCAAACATCCAATAAGCACAACTTGTAATGGGGCAGGCTGATGAAGACATCAAACATCTTGAGTAAAAGGATGCATCAGAACAAGTTTATCCAAAAGGCTGAAGTTTTCAACTGAAACATCTGCCTCATCAAAAAACCTAATAATGGAGACAAGTTTTAAGCAGCTAACAGTTAACCTTCACCTGTCATCAGGACTGAGTCAATTAGGAAAATTAAAGAGTAGCCTTGTATTAAGAGAGGAACAATCATGGATATAACTTAGGCAAGAAGCAAGAAAAAGACTGCTACTTCATGTAACCATCACAAGGGGTCAAAGCACTTCTGTGACAGCTTCAAAAGCATGCAACACATACCTAACCAAAATTGTTCATGCATAGCATAAGTGACTAGAAGAGCACTTGAAAATTAACAATGAAAATATAGAAACTTGTGTGGATTTTTTTGTGTTGTAAAGTCCTAGTTTAATACTACTTTGAATATGGGAGAAGAATCAGGTTGATTTACAGGCTAGTAGGTTAAACATTTTGGATTAGTGATTCAATATAGGTCGGATCATGAAAAATGGTGTTTGAATTGATCTAATATTAGATAGAAGGCCAAGTAGGAAAGTCTACCTATGACACCATAGTAGGTTTAATTCTATACTATGTTTCGATTAGATGAGAATCGAATTGATTGATGAGGCTAAATGAGTCTATGATCATTAATTTAATATTGAATATTTTGTGTCAATTGTTTAGACCTATCAACAGGTCAGTTCTCCTATGGAGTTGGCCATGACTTGCAAACATAGATTCCATACCTTTCCTATAGATGGTTCAACTACTATTTTGAGTAACTTGAGTGACCAAGGAACATATTAGATTGAGGTGGAATATTCTTATAACCATTTCTTGCTGTCCAATTAGATTCTCAAATATGACTTCATAACTAAACTGGTAATATGTTTGCAATGTCATTAGCAAGCTtgttcagtaataaacaaattaaGCTTCTGGACAAATTTCCATCACCAATACTATGAATAATGCATTTTAAACATCTTTGGACAACAACTCATCTTTGACAGGTCCTCCTGTGCCCCACCAAACAATATGAAAATTTGCTCTCTTCCTTCTTTCCTAAGtcataatttttaatctatcctTGTATACACAAATTAGATAGCTTTGTTCTGCTGATGTTGATTACTTCAATTTGATCAAGTACAATTCAAGTTACATCATTGAAAATATTACAAAGCCACGGAAAGTTGCACTCACATACCTCCTATATGATCTATGAAAATGTTGGACAAACTTCAAGAAGGTTGTGGCTAACAATTTGTTCAAATCATGTTCACAACAAAAATTACTATGGACTAATTGGCCTAACAACAGAGAATCTTATCACCGCTAATGATTGAATAAAACCTTAGAAGATGACTAGATCATTCTGCAAATGACCTTAACAAGCTAGAATTCCAACAAGTATTCATCTGTCTATGTAGCTATTCCAAGTGCCAAAATTATTCAACATTATACTTGCTGCTTACAATGAGTTGCAAAGTTGAATAATGTAAGAGTTAGACCATAGCAGTACCATGCAGAAACCAAAGAGAGACACTAAAGAGAAagttcctttagtcatccaagaaTTAATTCGCCATAAGAATACTAATCAATATGTTTTAAACAACATGCTAGCCAGTGATCAGAATAAGTTAATGCATAATTCTTCAGTGGAGATACCAAAaaagttgagaaaaaaaaaagaatttcattTTCTAGGCAGAGATGGTGGACAATGCACTTTACAATATTAATATTTCCTTGTTCTGTTTTCTGAGAATAAGGTAGCATCAACAACCAGTAACCTGTGATTCTGCTCATGATTCAACCATATCAAATTTCacaaaataaaaattatcatgcaacaGTTAACCGTCATTTACATTAGAAGCGGTATCATGAAAGATGCTGAAGCTTGAACTCAAGAATCTCATCAGAAACAGAGCAGCATCTTGAACAATAATAAGAATTGACACATCTTCCATCATTGGTTGCTGTTGTAGGAAAAATGTAATTGTCAAATACCCCTCAGAATATGATGACATATTCCATGATTATGCCCATATCCTCttctttggaagaagatctaGTGTCTTGATCTGATCTATTCTAGCTGCTACAATAAAGTCATTCATACTCAAACCACCTGCAAGCAATATAGAGTCAATAAAGTTTGACTTGAGGAGTTAAAGAAAATAATTGCTTTCTTCGGGAAttatattatctttttatctaaCATCGGCAATGAACATGACAATCAAATAGCTGTGTAGGATAATCTAAAAATAACGCAATAGAGTTCGTGAGAGCATTGTTGGTCCTCTTAAACAGCAGTTAAGCCCTATCACCATTCATGCCTGCATTGTGCAGTAGCAGCCCTGACGAACGTCTCAACAATGctgaaggaagaaggggaggccaGAGAAGAGGATATCAATCTAAAGGAGAACGACTACATAATCTATTTCGATGGTTTTACTTTTCCTTCAATTGGTTTTATTGAAGTGTGCAGAATAAAAATAAATGCATGCATGCAGAATCCAGATAACTAAAGGAATATGCAAATAGAATTATTTTCATTGGCAATTTAGTAAGAGTTGTCCCAATCATCATATGTGCACACTTCCAAAATGCAATTGTATTGTATTTTCAAAACAAACTTCCTGCCCAATATGACATATAGGTAGTAAAACCAAACTTAACCAAAAAACACAGTTCATGATGCCTGAAAATCGAACATATAGGGCAAAAGAAACAACTTTGCCTATTTCATATAAATAACCAAGTAACCAACTAATGAACTTGGATTACACCTACCAATTCATCATTATTCAGACTATGAAGGCCAATATTTACCAAGGATCAAGATTGAAGTTGCCAATTTTGATGATAGCAGTAAATTATGTAAAATTAACAACGGCAAACACTatccaaaaatataaaaaattgaaaaCTTTATGTCGTATGCAGCATATACTGCAACAGGCATcaaattcaaatttgatgattgaCATCTAGTAGCCATCCAATAAATTACTTGgagaaaattatattaaataaaatgatCAACGTAAACATACCCACAATTTCCAAGTGCATCTCAAGTTGTTGctaacaaaacaaaaaagaacgATGACAAAGTGGCAGTCTATATAAAGTGTGCTGTGTTAATTAGATAGACTAGCCAACACTACAAATGTTGCTAAACTACCAGAGGACAGTATAAAAAATTCTAGATGATCACTAGTGCGGCCTACAAATATATCCTAATACTTCAAAGTGCTGCATGCGTAATGCCAATTTATCAGCCAAGAATCAGATTCAATCACCTTTTCCAGTGGAACACGCAAGAAACCAACTAACAAGGAAATAGGACACCGAAATGCACAAAAGAGAATTTTGTATACCCACCTATtgaatttgtccagagttccgctCTAACTTGATTGGGTTGTTCCAAATGAAGATTAGGGAAATGCCCTGCAGCTTCTGCAACGCCATAAATCCTAGTGATAAGCTGCACTCCACATCCATAATCTCTCACCTTCCATAGGCACTGGATTCTTTTCCCTCCATCACCATCCACTAGCCTCCAGCCAACCACCTGGTTAATCCAGATAAAATCTGAAGCATCCGGAGAAACGTAAAACAACTAACTTTAGGTAGGGTTAAGTGAAACAATCAAGATTTCTCAAGTGATGTGTCATGACACGGTGTGATGGAATAATTGACCTTAAAAGCTGAGTCCAAAGAAATCAGCTCTCGATTCTTAAATTGCCAATTTAGAGagggaaaaaaaatcatagaaTCACGATAAAATTGACTCAGAACAAGAGAAAGTTCCTTGGTATTCAAAGACAAATTCAAGGTTTGGATTGCTTTGCCCCATGGCTCTTCCACGCGGAGAGAGCCAAGGGAAAAAATTTTCTTGAAGATGAAACCTTTGTACTTCAAGATTGGAATTTCTCGGAGAGAGAATTCTCGAGTTACCTTCTTGAGGAGCTTCTCGGCGTCTTCAGTCGAGATTGGAGGCTGAGAGGAAGAGATGGGCTCGCAGCTCATCTGGGCGAGGGAGAGCGCGGATATGTTGGGGATTAAGATGCGGTGCATCGTGTCGGTGTTGCCGAGGACCTTCTCGCAGAAGTTGCTCTCGATCTCCTCCGGGAAAGGGTCGCGGGCGCCGAAGTCGCCGAGGAGGTCGGCACCCTGGGCGAGAAGGCGAAGGTGGCCGCGGCGCGTTCTCGAACTCCATGAAGCGCTATGGGAGGAAGATGGGAACGCGAGGGTAGCGCGGCCGTGGAGGAGAGAGTTGGCCGATGCGAGCGGCGGCGCGACGAAAGAGAAGGAAGCGGATGCCATTACTAACAGACGGCTACCGCTTATCGGATAGCTTTGGGGAAAATTTCTGACGTTGGGGTAGCGTTAGCGGAACGGACTCGATGCAAGTATCGTTACACGAACACAATACTGACAAGTGGCGAATCATAGCCACAGGATGACGCTTGCGGTCGCGTTAGGGGAAGGATTCAACGAAGCATAAAAGAACAAAAGCCAAAAAAGAGATGAATCATGGCCACAATTTCAAGTGGGCAAGCAAAATGCAAGTATGGAAATTGTTTGGTGAACAAAACTGCTAAGCACTGATAACGTATTCTTTAGATAAAACTGGAGAAGACGAAAGGGTTTTAATACGACACATTTTGATATCATCTACGTGGAATTTTAAGTTTGATGTGACTCGTAACACACGTGACGGGTAGCCACTCGTCATTCTCTCCGTACGAATGATATTATCACGGTACAATCATCCCGGAAAACTCGATGAAGTGTCGTGTGGTGTCGATTTGTGCAGGTCAGTTGACGTTCGCACCGAAGCTTAAGCTGACTGTCTAAGAAACCAACCGTAGTTAATTAACTCTATACAATCAACTCATCCTCGTAAGAATAAAAGCTAACATTCCTTGATCGGGATGGGTGGGAATACTCAACTCCCCCTAACTTCACTTAATATTGACTTGAACTTCGGAAGAGTCGAGTCGAGAAATCCCCATCCCGACCTCGATCTTTGTGTAGGAACTGATAACGAAGCAACATCAACTCGTCGAGAGAGAATCACACTTGGGAGACGATGCTTGGACCCAATCCAACCCGATGTCGACACGATCCGAGCATTCGCGTGGACACATTCGGGACTGGACCAAACCGTGTTGACACCTCAGCTACGACATAGTTCACCAAcagatttaatattattattatgatagttTTCGATTATACGATGTACGGAGGATTCGGAGCCGGCGTCGGAAAGTAATCAAGTTTCATGCAAGATTGTTTCCGGGGCTGTACTCAGTAATGTGCATTCAGACGATTCAAAAAGTTCTCATCAAAGTAAATCGTCAACCAAGCGATGTATCTTAGGTTTTTATAATGACTTTTGgtaaaa of the Musa acuminata AAA Group cultivar baxijiao chromosome BXJ3-2, Cavendish_Baxijiao_AAA, whole genome shotgun sequence genome contains:
- the LOC135630885 gene encoding probable pterin-4-alpha-carbinolamine dehydratase, chloroplastic, with the translated sequence MASASFSFVAPPLASANSLLHGRATLAFPSSSHSASWSSRTRRGHLRLLAQGADLLGDFGARDPFPEEIESNFCEKVLGNTDTMHRILIPNISALSLAQMSCEPISSSQPPISTEDAEKLLKKVVGWRLVDGDGGKRIQCLWKVRDYGCGVQLITRIYGVAEAAGHFPNLHLEQPNQVRAELWTNSIGGLSMNDFIVAARIDQIKTLDLLPKKRIWA
- the LOC103975110 gene encoding E3 ubiquitin-protein ligase BOI isoform X1, which translates into the protein MVVQAQYRSNVLLLNGSELEAKEMEPLFLDQSLVFFANGANGNPRKRGREVTSVPMASMPQQSQPVNLFSLQPLPVSAPLPPPTLVSLAELRTLPRPLVSTGLRLAFGDQNQHQSQNQSNPLLCSSSPASSSLFSSLLFEDLAAQINQQKEEIEQFLHAQGEQLQRTLAEKRQKHYGALLGAAEKSAARRLREKEAEVEREALRSSELEDRLARLRTESMAWQAKAMADQVTAASLHAQLQHAAATAATAPQGNPGGCGDPLPAEDAESANVNPGHAEPEHACRTCRRRPASVVLVPCRHLCLCDACDGTAESCPVCRSIRTGSIHVVLS
- the LOC103975110 gene encoding probable BOI-related E3 ubiquitin-protein ligase 2 isoform X2, with protein sequence MEPLFLDQSLVFFANGANGNPRKRGREVTSVPMASMPQQSQPVNLFSLQPLPVSAPLPPPTLVSLAELRTLPRPLVSTGLRLAFGDQNQHQSQNQSNPLLCSSSPASSSLFSSLLFEDLAAQINQQKEEIEQFLHAQGEQLQRTLAEKRQKHYGALLGAAEKSAARRLREKEAEVEREALRSSELEDRLARLRTESMAWQAKAMADQVTAASLHAQLQHAAATAATAPQGNPGGCGDPLPAEDAESANVNPGHAEPEHACRTCRRRPASVVLVPCRHLCLCDACDGTAESCPVCRSIRTGSIHVVLS